From Thermodesulfobacteriota bacterium:
AACGGCGTCGGGAAGACGGGGTATTCCGCCGTCATCGATCCGGAGCGCCGCGAAGATCGCGGAGATTCTTTCGACACCGGCAACGTGAATGCGATCGGTCCGCCCGAGGGTGTGCGTTTCCCTTCCAAGGAAGATCGCTGCGCGACGGTTCGGGAAGAAACCTGCATGGGGTGCGGCGCCTGCGTTTCGGCATGCAGCAAGGGGGCGTTGGTCCTGGTCTTCGTAGACGACGGGTAGATCCCGCCGCTCAAGAGAACGAACCTCCAGAAACGGATTCGGAGGCGCCATGGAGAACGAAATTCGTGAAGAACTGCGCCGTTTCGTGCTGGAAAGCCCGTCCAACCGTTTTCCCGGGAGCAAGGAGCGGTTCTTCGACGAGCCGCTGGTCGGTTTCACCGCGGCCGACGATCCCCTGTTCACCGAGTATAAAAAGATCATCGGGGACTTTCATCTGACCCCGGAGGAGCTGTTTTCGAGCACTCCCGTGGGATGTGACGCCCGTCCGGCTACGGTGATTTCCTATGTCCTGCCGATCACGGAGATGACCCGCGAGAGCAACCGGACGGAAATCCGCTTCCCCTCGCTTCCCTGGGCGCAGACCCGGACCTTCGGCGAGGAGTTCAACAATGCCCTGCGGCGGCACTTCGTCGATTTCCTTGTCGCGCGGGGGCACCGTGCCGTGGCTCCTCACCTCCATCCGGACTGGCGCCTCCTCGGCGACTCGCCCGTCGG
This genomic window contains:
- a CDS encoding 4Fe-4S binding protein, translated to MGFTNGVGKTGYSAVIDPERREDRGDSFDTGNVNAIGPPEGVRFPSKEDRCATVREETCMGCGACVSACSKGALVLVFVDDG
- a CDS encoding epoxyqueuosine reductase — protein: MENEIREELRRFVLESPSNRFPGSKERFFDEPLVGFTAADDPLFTEYKKIIGDFHLTPEELFSSTPVGCDARPATVISYVLPITEMTRESNRTEIRFPSLPWAQTRTFGEEFNNALRRHFVDFLVARGHRAVAPHLHPDWRLLGDSPVGIASSWSERHAAYAAGLGTFSLNDGLITEKGIAHRCGSVITDLSLAPTRRTGGDHRSNCLHYREGGCGLCIGRCPAGALSRGGHDKARCRDYLRDDIPRAVGERFGVSQIGCGLCQTGVPCEGAIPPGNG